TATAGCTTTTCAAACGATATATATTTAAAGAAATGGTTAGAGAAATTGATTATCGAAAAAAAGGAGATATCGTCCTATTTAAAGATGAATGGAATAAATAATATAGTCATCTGGGGAAGTGGACAAGTATCAAATCTATTAGCTTACGAGTTTATAAAATATTTTAATGTGAAATATTTTATAGATAATGATCGAAGAAAATATGGTTTAAAGATGAATAATATTGAAATAGTAAGCCCAAATAGTCTTATAGAGCACCAAGATGAGATAGATTCTATTATTTTAGGATTTGAAGGGGAACATGAATTCTCTGTTCTTAAGCAAATTGAAGAATTAAAACTTCAAAGAAAGATTCAAATTTATCATTGGAAAGAATTAATTGCGAAATTTTGATGAATAGAATGTATTTTTCTTTCTGATATTAGGTACTGTATTAGTATGTGGGAGTAATAATTTACTAAATAATTTTTGTTTTTCAATATTGATAAATCAAATTTCATATTTTGAAAGAGGGGTAGCTATTGATTGATTTTGTAATACCATGGGTAGATGGCAACGACCCAAAATGGTTAGAAGAGAAAAAGCAATATGATAATCTTGAAAATAATGTTGTAAATAATTCAGATGCAAGGTTCCGTGATAGTAATTTTTTAAAATATTGGTTTCGTGGTGTAGAAAAGCATGCGAATTGGGTAAATAAAATACATTTTATTACGTATGGACATGTTCCTGACTGGTTAAACGTTAATCATCCAAAGTTGAATATTGTCAATCATAAAGATTATTTAGATGAAAAGTATTTACCCACTTATTCTTCTATTACAATTGAATTAAGCTTACATAAAATTGAAAGTTTGTCTGAGAATTTTGTTTATTTCAATGATGACTGTTTCATTATTGATCAATTACAACCTGAGGATTTTTTTATAGATGGTTTACCGGTGGATGAAGGGCTTTTTAGACATGTTGACTGCTCAGATTATTCCAATGATCATCCTCACATTTTGTTAAATAATGTAGGTTTTATAAATCGTAATTTTAATTTTAGAGATTGTATGTCTCATCATAAGGATAAATTTGTTAATGATGTTTATGGGGAATTGAAAAAACATAATGAATTTTATTCTCAATTTAGTTGGTTTCCAGGCTTTTACATGTTGCATTTGCCACAACCTTTTAAAAAAAAGATATTTAAAGAAGTTTGGGATGTAGAAGGATCTTTACTTGATGAAATAAGTCAATATAAATTTAGAAACGCAAAAAGCGTCAATCAATATATTTTTAGAGCTTGGCAAATGTTAAAAGGAGAATTTGTTCCATCACTATCTCGTGAAAATGGAAGAGCTTTTTATGACTTAGAAAAGGAATTTGATGAAATAAAACGTTATTTAAAGAATAAAGAAAGACCGATGATTGTAATAAATGATAATGTAAAAATCTCGAACGAGAAATATTATGAATTGTCAGATAAGATAAATTTATTTTTTGAAAAACTATTCCCTAATAAATCTTCATTTGAAGTCTAAGCGACCGATAATATTAGTATAAAAGACAATAGGAGCTTATATAAATGAAGAAAATTATTACATATGGTACTTTTGATTTGCTTCATGTTGGACATATAAAAATATTAGAACGAGCAAAAGCATTTGGAGATTATTTAATTGTTGCAGTTTCTACTGATGAATTTAATAACTTAAAAGGTAAAAAAGCTTATTATAGTTATGAAGATCGTAAAGCAATTTTAGAAGCGATTAAATATGTAGATGAAGTTATTCCAGAATGTTCTTGGGAACAAAAGATTGAGGATATTCTTAAATATAATGTAGATATTTTTGTTATGGGAAGCGATTGGGAAGGCGAATTTGACTTTCTCAAAACGTATTGTGATGTAGTTTATTTACCAAGGACTGAAAATATATCTACGAGTATAATTAAAAATGACTTAGGTGGTATAAAAGTAGGCCAATTTTAGTGATGATACATTTCTTTGATCGCAGAAAGAGTAAGTAGTATTTATTAGATTATGATTTTATTTGTAATAGCAAAGAAGGATGTCAAATAAACTGTAATTTTTAAACTATCAAGATTTCTAGTTCATAAGTCCTTTAAATCAATATTAGATAATTACCATCCAAACAAGATATAGAAAAGAAGTTGACGAATGATGTTAATCGAAAGATATAAAAATTTTAGAAGTAAATACGTCGTACAAAAACGTCGACCACAGGAGTATTTTTTTAACCGATATTATGCCCATCTTATTGATCCGTTTTTTACGAAAATTGCACATGATTTAAAAATGACACCTAATATAGTAACCGTTTTTTCTGGATTGATGGGAATTGGTAGTGGGATAGCTATTGCTAATCAATATTTAATTCTTGGTGGAATATTGCTTCAGCTACATCATCTAATTGATGGGGCAGATGGAAATTTAGCTAGACTTACTGATCGTTGTACTGAATTTGGAGCAACACTTGATAAATATTCCGATCAAATTGTACGTTTTGTATTGCTACTTGGAATTATCATAGCAGCTAATGCGCCTATATATATTGATATTTTATTACTACTAACCTTTATTTTAGATTTAATAGTAATTCATAAATTTGTTCTACCCTTCGCAAAAAAAAATGGATTAATACGTGCAAAATGGAAAAATTGGTTTTTGCAACACGGGATTATTCCTGCATTTGATATTTTTACAATCTTTTTTACCAGCTCCATTTTTTGCTTTATAGGTCGAGTAGATATTTTAATTTATGTTATTCTAATTATGAAAACAATTGATTGGTTATATCGTGTATGGGAATGTATCAAGACGTCGTGGATATTAAAGAAAAAAGTTGCCCAGTAAGGTAACTTTTTTTCTATTATTATTGGAGTTGATTATATGGTAAATCTACTAATTACAAGTGTTTCGAATAAAGTACCATTAATTCAATGTATTAGAGAATGTCTAAAGATAACAGATGTAAGAATTATTGGTGGTGATTTTAACTCTAATATTATCTCTACATACTTTTTAGATGATTTTTGGGAAATGCCTTTATTGAAAGATTTAGCAATACAAGAATTGATTGATTACTGTTTAAGCAAAGACATTTATTATATTTTACCGACAAGAGAAGAAGATTTACTTTATTTTTCGGAGAATAAAGAATTATTATTAAATAATAAGATAAATGTTATGGTATCAAATTATGAGTCTATTACCAAAACAACAGATAAACAAGTTTTCTATAAAGAACTTTCTGAAAAGGGAATACCGGTAATATTCACTTCAAAAAATATTGGTGAAATTAATTGTGAATATTTTGTTGTGAAAGAGTGTGAAGGTTCTGGCTCAAGAAAAATTGGACTAAAATTGTCTAAAAATGATGCTATAGTTTTTGCGAAAAAATTAAGTGATCCGATCTTTCAACCTTTTATTTCTGGGGAAGAATATAGTATCGATCTTTATATAACAAAACAACAAATGGTAAAAGGAATTGTAGTTCGCAAGCGTACTTTAGTTATAGACGGTGAGTCGCAAATTACAGAAGTCACTACACATCCGAAACTTGAAAAAGTCATCTCTGATGCCGCCCTAACTCTGGGATTAGAGGGGCACGTTATGTTTCAAGCATTGATTAGAGAAGACGGTAAAATTTTTATTATTGAATGTAATGCACGTATTGGTGGAGCATCAACCTTATGTATATATGCGGGATTAGATTCTTTTAATTGGTGGATTGCAGAGTGTAATGGAGAAAATATTGAGAATAGGGAATTGTTTATCAAACCTTTGAAGCAGGTGCGATATAAAAGGGATCTAATAATATGAAAAAAGTTATAGTTTTTGATATGGACGATACGCTTTATGATGAATTTGAATTTGTGAAAAGTGGTTTTCGTGAGGTAGCAAAATATTTATCTGTAAATTATCATTTACAAGAAGAAGAATTATTTCAATGGATGTGGCAACGTTTACTTAAATCCGGTAGAGGAAGAATCTTTGATGATTTATTAAAAGAAAATAATCTCTTCTCAAAAGGGCTAGCAAAAAAATGTGTATCCATTTATCGACTTCATAAACCACAAATAACCTTACCTACACAAACAAAGGGAATATTAAACAAGTTAAAACAATATCCATGTTATTTAATAACAGATGGCAATAAAACCGTCCAATATAATAAAGTAACAGCACTCGGTTTGGATAAATTGATGAAAAAGTGTTATCTAACATATCGACATGGAATAAAAAATAGTAAACCATCACCATATTGTATACAACTAATTCAGAGAAGGGAGAAAATTGATCCTAAAAATATAGTATATGTTGGTGACAATCCAACGAAAGATTTTGTGGGTATTAAACCATTAGGATTTAGAACGATAAGAATAATGACAGGACAGCATAAACTAATTGAAATGCCTGAACAATATGAAGCAGAAATTAGAGTTAATGATTTATTGGAATTGCCTGTTGCTTTAAAGAAAATATGGCCTGAGTTTGAAATCGAGGGATAACTATGAATGTAATTGTAATAATACAAGCGCGAATGGGGTCATCACGACTTCCAGGAAAAATACTAAAACCTCTTGGTAATGCAGATGTACTTACATATGACATTGAACGTTGCAGAAAAATCGAAGGTGTTGATGAAGTAATCGTTGCAACGTCAACTTTACCACAAGATGATGCTATTGCTGACTGGTGTGAAAAACATAAGGTAAATTACTATCGTGGTTCCGAAGATGATGTATTAGATCGATACGTACAATGTGCAAAACAGTATAACCCTAATTATGTGATGCGAGTAACTTCAGATTGTCCATTTGTAGATTATCAAATGGCAAGTGAAATCGTTGCATTAATGGAAACGGAACAAAAAGACATCGTATTGTTAGAAGGAAAACTTCCAAGAGGTCTAGCAGTGGAATTACTTTCTTTTGATTCTTTACTAAAAATCCATAAGATCGGAAAAGAATCAAGGCATCGCGAGCATGTCACGTATTATGCTTATGAATTTCCAAATGAATTTGAATCCGTCACTTACCAAGTTCCAGAAAATCGGAAAGCTCCTGAACTTCGTATTACACTTGATACTAAAGAAGATTATGCGTTAGTTCAGGCTATTGCTAATCATTTTCAAGATCCATTAGTTTCAAGTGCAGATGTTATTAAGTTCTTAAGAGAACATCCGGACGTTGCTAAATTAAATGCTCATATAAAACAAAAGCCGGTGATTTAACTGAAAAAAGTAATTATACGTACAGATGCTTCTATTAAAATTGGTAGTGGCCACGTAATGCGTTGCTTAACCATTGCAAAAAATCTTCAAAAACAAAATGTACATGTTATATTTTGGATGGAGCAATTAGCTGGAAATTTAATTGAGTATGTTCAACAAGAGGGTTTCGAAGTAATAAGCAATGTTAGAAAAGCTGATCTATATATAATTGATCATTACAAAATCGATGAAGAATGGGAAAAAGAGCTTCGTCAATATACTTATAAAATTGTCGTTATTGATGATTTAGCAAATCGACCACACGACTGTGATTTAGTATTAGATCAAAACGTTATACCTAATTTTCAATCACGTTACGATGGATTAGTACCTAAAGATTGTATTAAACTACTTGGACCTAAATATTTAATATTGCGTGATGAATTTATTGAAGCCCGTCAAAATTTAGCTAACAAAAATAATTTTGTTGAAAGATTACTTGTTTTTATGGGAGGTAGTGATCCTTCAGACGAAACAATCAAAATTTTAAAGGCTCTACCTCAATTTAAAGATAGTTTTACTCATATTGATGTTGTTGTTGGAAATGGTAATATCCATAAACAAAAAATTAGAGAATTTTGTTTGAAGCAAGGCTATCACTATCATTGTCAGATAAATTATATGGCTAAGTTGATGCAACAGGCTGATTTCTCTATCGGTGCAGGAGGTTCAACAACATGGGAACGATGCTATGTAGGGCTTCCTTCCTCAAGTACTATTGTTGCTGAAAATCAATCTTTAACTACAGAGTATGCTGCTGATTTAGGTGCTGTTGTTAATTTAGGCTTGCATGAAGAAGTTACAATAGATACGTATGTAGATTTATTGTTAAAACTAAAAAATGGTCAATTTGATTTAAATCGAATTCGTACAGTTGGTCTAAGCTTAACTGAAAATAATTCTCCAAACCCTTGGATAAACGAAATAATGGAGCTGTTATCATCATGATAAAAATAGGACATAAAGAAATAGGAAGACACACTAAACCCTTTATTATTGCTGAAATGTCAGGAAATCATAATCAATCGTTAGAGCGTGCGCTACATTTAGTAGATTTAGCCGCCGAAGCAGGTGTAGATGCACTTAAACTTCAAACGTATACACCTGATACTATAACTCTAGATGTACATACTGGAGAATTTTTTATTTCACATGATACTAACTTATGGAAAGGACAATCTTTGTATAATTTATATAAAGACGCTTATACACCTTGGGAATGGCATGAAGCTATTTTTAACCGCGCAAAGGAACATGGACTCCTTGCATTTAGTTCGCCCTTTGATGAAACAGCCGTTGATTATTTAGAGACATTAGACGTCCCAGCATATAAGATTGCGTCATTTGAGAACGTTTCAATTCCGCTTATTAGCAAAGTTGCACGAACAGGAAAGCCAATCATTATTTCAACTGGTATGGCGACAGCAGCTGAGTTGGATGAAGCGGTTCGGGCTGCTCGTTCTGAGGGAAATGACCAAATTATACTATTAAAATGTACAAGCACATATCCAGCAACTCCTGCCAATTCGAATTTAGCAACAATTCCACATATGCGAGATCTTTTCGGAACAGAAGTAGGTTTATCAGATCATACAATGGGTGTTGGAGTATCAGTAGCTGCTGTTACTCTTGGTGCAACAGTGATTGAAAAACATTTTACTACTTCTAGGGCAGAGGGAGGAGTTGATTCTGCTTTTTCAATGGAGCCACATGAGTTGAAACTGTTGGTTGAAGAAACTGAACGAGCTTGGCAAAGTATCGGACGTGTTCAATATGGTCCGACAGAATCGGAAGTAGCATCTTTAGAGCACCGTCGTTCATTATATATTGCTCAGGACATTAAAGCGGGGACTGTTCTAACTAAAGAAAATGTTCGAGATGTAAGACCAGGCCATGGCTTACCGACAAAATATTATGATTTGGTTCTCGGTAAAACTATTAAGAGCGATGCCAAAAAAGGAACCCCATTAAGTTGGGAGCTGTTGTTGTGAGAATTGTTATTTATAAAGGGAAATTTCAATACGATGTTGTAAATGACTTTGGAACTTCTATTGGGGAAGTGCTGTCTAAACAAGGTCATGAGGTACTATTTCTTGATTTGAATAGCATAAATATTGTAAATGAAATATTAAACACGTTTAAGGAACCAGTTGATTTTGTCCTTTCTTTTAATGGGATTGGGTATGACTTAACATATAATGGGCAATCCCTTTATGATTTCTTAAAAACACCAATTGTCATGTGGTTAGTAGATCATCCAATCCACATATTAGATCGTGTAACACATCCAATAAATCATAAAATTGTTATTTGTATAGATGAAACTCATGTTGATTACTTGGAAAATAACATTCAAGAAGAAATAGTAAGTTCATTTATTGCTCATGCAGCAAGAAGAGAGAGTAATCTTGTAGTTACCTCAAAAGTATATGACGTTGTTTTTGCAGGACATATCGCAAATATTACTCAATATGATTCTCAGATGGATGAAGTAGAAAAGCATATCCCTAATGCACGAAATCAAGTATTAACATTATTAAATCAACAGGGTAATGTTGATTTACGTTTGTTAATAAACGTTTTCTATCATGAGAATCCCAATTTAAAGTATAAGGTAAATCAGGCAGGAGTAATGTATGTAATTGATAGATATATAAGAGCTGTAAAACGTGAACATATCATTACACAGTTGTTAAAACAAGGAGTTCATATTGATTTCTTTGGTAATATATCGGAAAATCATGCATTTTTAGGAAATCCTAAATTTAAACATCATGGAACAGTCACGTTCGATAAAATGAAAACCATTTTTAATAAGTCAAAAATGGTATTGAATGTATTACCCAATTTTCCAAATGGCGGTCATGAGAGAATCTTCACAAGTATGATGCAAGGAGCTCTCCCTGTCACTGATCACAACGAATATATAGAAAAAAATCTAAAACATGTATTAAGTTTTGATTACGCAAATATGAATCAAGTTGGGGATACGATTCAAGCACTATTAAATAATGAAGATGAATTGAATAAAAGAATCTTTTTAAATTATAAAAATGCGGTTGAACAACATTGTTGGGATAACCGTGTTGAAGAATTACTTTATGTTGTAGAAGTAGCAAAACAATATTTTTATTCTTTGGATAAATAGTTGGGAGAAAGAATTGTGAAAAAAGAAGTTATAGAAATGGATAATTTGTTTGATCGCCTTTTCCCAATTATGCGTAGCATCACTGGAGAAGGAGTTCGTGAAACAATTCGCATTTTAAAAGAATACATTCCTCTTGAGGTAGAAGGGATACCTACTGGTACACAAGTATTTGATTGGGAGATTCCGAAAGAGTGGGTTATTCGAGAAGCTTGGATTAAGGACGTGAACGGTAACGAAATTATTAACATAAATAAATTAAATCTACATGTTCTAAATTATAGTGAATCAATCGATGCATGGATCACTCTAGATGAGCTTAAGGAACATGTTTATACAATTCCGAATAAACCAGAGGCAATTCCATATGTGATTTCTTATTATAAAGATAGATGGGGTTTTTGTATGAGCAAAAACCAACTTGATTCTTTGCCTGAAGGTAAGTATCACGTTTATATTGATAGTGAAAAAGTTAATGGGGAATTAAATTATGCACATGCTATTTTACCAGGTGAATCGAAAAAAGAAGTTTTAATTAGTACATATATTTGCCACCCTTCAATGGCTAATAATGAATTGAGTGGACCGATTGTTGCTACGTTTTTATATAATCGCTTGAAACAATGGGAAAATCGCAAATTTACTTATCGATTTGTATTTTTACCCGAGACCATTGGATCAATTTCCTATTTATATAACTATGGGCGTTATTTAAAGGAGAATTTGTATTCAGGTGTAGTTTTAACTTGTGTCGGTGGTAAAAATCAACGTTTAAGTTATAAATTGTCACGTAACGAAAATTCTCCATTGAATAAATTAATACATTTTTTAAATGAACATGAAGATTATGAAATGCCTATTCGGCCATTTACTCCTTTAAATGGTTCCGACGAGAGACAATATTGTTCTCCTGGCTTCAATTTACCAGTTGGACAGCTATCTAAAATGGTATATGGCCAATATTATGGTTATCATAACTCATTTGATACTAAAGAAGAAATGACAATTGAATCTTTATATGAAAGTTTAGAGGAGATAGAAAGTCTTCTTAAATTACAAGAATTAAATGGTTATTATATAAACAAAAAACCTTATGGTGAACCAAAGTTAGATAAATATGATTTGTATCCAAATTTAAACAGTAGGACGAATCGTTCACAATCAAATAACAGTATTAATGATAAAAGACAGCAATTAAATCAGATTTTATCTGTATTAAACTATTCTGATGGACAACATATGCTATCAGATATTGTTAAAAAATTAAAATATCCAATTTCTGATTATGCAGAAACAATTCAAGTTTTGAAACAACACGGATTATTAGAAGGGCCTTTTTTTGAAGAAAGGAAGTTGGAAAATTGAGAGTACTACTTTTAACTGGTTCTCATCCAAGACATTTATATCTACTGAAAAAATTATCTGAATTAAACATTGAAATTGCACATGTTATGGAGATAAGAGGAGCATTTGTTCCTCAACCACCTGCGAACCTTGAGGAAATTGATCGAAATAACTTTATTCGTCATTTTAAGGATCGTGATGAAGCTGAAAATCGCCATTTTTATGGTCATACACAGGTTCATAGAGATATTCCAACCTTACAAGTATCATTGAAAGAGTTAAATAGTGAAAATACGATTTCTTGGATAAAAGAACAGCAATTTGATATAGCAATCAGCTATGGTGTTCATAAATTAAATAATGAATTACTAGAGGTTTTAGGAGACCACGCTTGGAATATCCATGGTGGACTTTCACCATGGTATAAGGGGAATACTACTTTATTTTGGCCATTCTATATGCTTCGACCAAATTGGGCGGGAATGACAATACATCGTCTTTCAGCGCGACTTGATGCGGGAGATATTGTTCATCATGCAGTACCAACACTAGAGTATGGAGATGGTTTGCATGATGTTGCGTGTAAAGCTGTGAAGCAAGTTGCATTAGATGTAGGAAAAATACTTACAACCATTCCTCTAGATGAAATTCAATATTCACCGCAAAAGGGAAACGGGAAGCTATGGGTTGGAACAGACTGGATGCCTCAACATTTGCGCTTTGTTTATAATACCTACAATAACGATATTGTAGATCAATTTTTAGATGGTAAATTACCAAAATTTGATCCTCCAATCATTTCAGCATTTCAAAAAGGAGAAAAGTAATGGAGAAACTACCTGAATTTTTATCCTATGGAAGTCAAGCAATTGATGAAGATGATATACAAACAGTGATTGAAGCATTACGCTCTCCCTTCTTAACACAAGGGCCAAAAATTAAAGAATTTGAGCAAGCTCTTGCAGATTATGTTGGTGCTAAATATGCAGTAGCGTTTAGTAACGGTACTGCTGCGCTCCACGGGGCATGTTATGCTGCGGGTATTACAGAAGGTGATGAAGTCATCACAACGCCTATTACCTTCGCTGCAAGTGCAAATTGTGTACGCTATATGGGTGGAACGGTTGTATTTGCGGATATAGATGCCGAGACCTATAATATTGACCCATTAGAAATTGAGAGAAAAATTACTCCTAAAACAAAAGCCATTATTCCTGTGGACTTTACGGGTCAGCCTGCAGATATGGACAAAATTATGGAGATTGCCAAAAAAAATAACCTTGTTGTTATTGAAGATGGGGCACATTCTCTTGGTGCTGAATATAAAGGGGAAAAAGTCGGTACTTTTGCTGATATGACGATGTTCAGTTTTCATCCCGTTAAGCCAATAACTACGGCTGAAGGCGGGATCATTGTAACGAATAGTGAAGAATTCTATAAAAAGCTTCTATTATTCCGAAGCCATGGGATTGAAAAAACTCCTTATTCATTAGAACAGGGAGATTGGTACTATGAAATGACAGATTTAGGCTTTAATTATCGTATGACGGATTTACAGGCAGCTCTAGGATTATCTCAATTAAATAAACTAGAAACTTTTTTGGAAAGACGTCGTAAAATTGCTCAACTATACAATGAAGCGTTTAAGAAAATCCCAGAGATCACAATACCGAAACAGTTAGAAGCTACTAACTCCGGTTGGCATCTTTACATGATTCAACTAGATGAAAAGATTGACCGTAAAGAAATATTTAATAAAATGCGAGCACAAAACATTGGAGTTCATGTCCATTACATACCTGTATATTGGCATCCGTATTATCAAAATCTTGGATATAAAAAGGGATTATGTTTGGTTGCTGAACAATGGTATCAAAACGCAATAACATTACCAATCCATCCATCACTTTCTGACGAACAAATAGACTATATCATTCATACGTTGATTACTTTAACTAGAGAGAGTAGATAGAGAACATCGAAATTTAACGAAAATTAGTAAATAAATAGGAATTATTGTTTATAACAATTCCTGATTAAATTTTAAATTATAATTTGAATAAAGGAATTTACAAAAATGAAAATTACTATTGCTGGAACTGGTTATGTAGGGTTATCAAATGCAGTCTTATTGGCTCAGAATAATGAGGTTATTGCAATTGATATTATTCAAGAAAAAGTAGATATGATTAATAATAAAAAGTCTCCAATAATTGATAATGAAATTGAACAATATTTAACTATGAAAAAACTAAATTTGAAAGCAACTACGGATCATTTTAAAGCCTATAAAGATGCGGATTTTGTGATTATTTCAACACCAACAAACTATGATCCGGATAAAAATCATTTTGACACTAGAAGCGTCGAGTCTGTTATTAATCAAGTATTGTCTATCAATCCAAATGCGGTAATGGTAATCAAATCAACAGTACCTGTAGGTTATACAG
Above is a genomic segment from Lysinibacillus sp. PLM2 containing:
- the spsE gene encoding sialic acid synthase; amino-acid sequence: MIKIGHKEIGRHTKPFIIAEMSGNHNQSLERALHLVDLAAEAGVDALKLQTYTPDTITLDVHTGEFFISHDTNLWKGQSLYNLYKDAYTPWEWHEAIFNRAKEHGLLAFSSPFDETAVDYLETLDVPAYKIASFENVSIPLISKVARTGKPIIISTGMATAAELDEAVRAARSEGNDQIILLKCTSTYPATPANSNLATIPHMRDLFGTEVGLSDHTMGVGVSVAAVTLGATVIEKHFTTSRAEGGVDSAFSMEPHELKLLVEETERAWQSIGRVQYGPTESEVASLEHRRSLYIAQDIKAGTVLTKENVRDVRPGHGLPTKYYDLVLGKTIKSDAKKGTPLSWELLL
- a CDS encoding HAD superfamily hydrolase; the encoded protein is MKKVIVFDMDDTLYDEFEFVKSGFREVAKYLSVNYHLQEEELFQWMWQRLLKSGRGRIFDDLLKENNLFSKGLAKKCVSIYRLHKPQITLPTQTKGILNKLKQYPCYLITDGNKTVQYNKVTALGLDKLMKKCYLTYRHGIKNSKPSPYCIQLIQRREKIDPKNIVYVGDNPTKDFVGIKPLGFRTIRIMTGQHKLIEMPEQYEAEIRVNDLLELPVALKKIWPEFEIEG
- the tagD gene encoding glycerol-3-phosphate cytidylyltransferase, whose amino-acid sequence is MKKIITYGTFDLLHVGHIKILERAKAFGDYLIVAVSTDEFNNLKGKKAYYSYEDRKAILEAIKYVDEVIPECSWEQKIEDILKYNVDIFVMGSDWEGEFDFLKTYCDVVYLPRTENISTSIIKNDLGGIKVGQF
- the cpsY gene encoding glycosyl transferase, whose protein sequence is MIDFVIPWVDGNDPKWLEEKKQYDNLENNVVNNSDARFRDSNFLKYWFRGVEKHANWVNKIHFITYGHVPDWLNVNHPKLNIVNHKDYLDEKYLPTYSSITIELSLHKIESLSENFVYFNDDCFIIDQLQPEDFFIDGLPVDEGLFRHVDCSDYSNDHPHILLNNVGFINRNFNFRDCMSHHKDKFVNDVYGELKKHNEFYSQFSWFPGFYMLHLPQPFKKKIFKEVWDVEGSLLDEISQYKFRNAKSVNQYIFRAWQMLKGEFVPSLSRENGRAFYDLEKEFDEIKRYLKNKERPMIVINDNVKISNEKYYELSDKINLFFEKLFPNKSSFEV
- a CDS encoding aminopeptidase, whose protein sequence is MKKEVIEMDNLFDRLFPIMRSITGEGVRETIRILKEYIPLEVEGIPTGTQVFDWEIPKEWVIREAWIKDVNGNEIININKLNLHVLNYSESIDAWITLDELKEHVYTIPNKPEAIPYVISYYKDRWGFCMSKNQLDSLPEGKYHVYIDSEKVNGELNYAHAILPGESKKEVLISTYICHPSMANNELSGPIVATFLYNRLKQWENRKFTYRFVFLPETIGSISYLYNYGRYLKENLYSGVVLTCVGGKNQRLSYKLSRNENSPLNKLIHFLNEHEDYEMPIRPFTPLNGSDERQYCSPGFNLPVGQLSKMVYGQYYGYHNSFDTKEEMTIESLYESLEEIESLLKLQELNGYYINKKPYGEPKLDKYDLYPNLNSRTNRSQSNNSINDKRQQLNQILSVLNYSDGQHMLSDIVKKLKYPISDYAETIQVLKQHGLLEGPFFEERKLEN
- the spsF gene encoding 3-deoxy-manno-octulosonate cytidylyltransferase — encoded protein: MNVIVIIQARMGSSRLPGKILKPLGNADVLTYDIERCRKIEGVDEVIVATSTLPQDDAIADWCEKHKVNYYRGSEDDVLDRYVQCAKQYNPNYVMRVTSDCPFVDYQMASEIVALMETEQKDIVLLEGKLPRGLAVELLSFDSLLKIHKIGKESRHREHVTYYAYEFPNEFESVTYQVPENRKAPELRITLDTKEDYALVQAIANHFQDPLVSSADVIKFLREHPDVAKLNAHIKQKPVI
- a CDS encoding UDP-4-amino-4,6-dideoxy-N-acetyl-beta-L-altrosami ne transaminase, coding for MEKLPEFLSYGSQAIDEDDIQTVIEALRSPFLTQGPKIKEFEQALADYVGAKYAVAFSNGTAALHGACYAAGITEGDEVITTPITFAASANCVRYMGGTVVFADIDAETYNIDPLEIERKITPKTKAIIPVDFTGQPADMDKIMEIAKKNNLVVIEDGAHSLGAEYKGEKVGTFADMTMFSFHPVKPITTAEGGIIVTNSEEFYKKLLLFRSHGIEKTPYSLEQGDWYYEMTDLGFNYRMTDLQAALGLSQLNKLETFLERRRKIAQLYNEAFKKIPEITIPKQLEATNSGWHLYMIQLDEKIDRKEIFNKMRAQNIGVHVHYIPVYWHPYYQNLGYKKGLCLVAEQWYQNAITLPIHPSLSDEQIDYIIHTLITLTRESR